One Roseimaritima multifibrata DNA window includes the following coding sequences:
- a CDS encoding putative Ig domain-containing protein, whose amino-acid sequence MTQRERFLAILVGGVLLLITLQWGINRFRTARADRDTEIARLTNEIETANNMNRLGFASREQMARFVERSLPSDPDRAVSEYSDWLLMLMEASGVTGSEVDSVNNSAFGDLYRVYNFRVSASGDMEKIVWLLHAFHRTDYLQRIRNMTIKPRGIGGDLQLSMSLEVLAMNEASPQQPPPSELSPLVDADVNNYLDPILDRNFFSPPNQSPRFAGEQNVKAILGETLKVSPKFEDPDGDTVSLELLGDIPEGITFNKSTGSIEWKPTELSSIKLRIAATDAGRPSRTVEQVLSVTVEEPPKEEMAKPASFDEASQAFLNALVYSKGSWEAWMTVRTRGEKLELRAGDEIEVGSVTGKVIDVTQRFIELEVDDRRFTLKLDDNLATAAREALVD is encoded by the coding sequence ATGACTCAACGTGAACGTTTTCTTGCCATCCTTGTCGGTGGTGTCCTGCTGTTGATCACGCTGCAATGGGGAATCAATCGATTTCGGACCGCACGTGCGGACCGCGACACTGAAATTGCCCGTTTAACGAACGAAATCGAAACCGCGAACAATATGAATCGTTTGGGATTCGCTTCGCGAGAACAGATGGCGAGGTTTGTCGAAAGGTCGCTGCCTTCGGATCCCGATCGTGCCGTCAGCGAGTATTCCGACTGGTTGCTGATGTTGATGGAGGCATCGGGAGTGACCGGGTCCGAAGTCGACAGCGTGAACAATTCCGCATTTGGCGATCTGTACCGAGTCTATAATTTTCGTGTTTCCGCGAGCGGTGACATGGAAAAGATCGTTTGGTTGCTGCACGCATTTCACCGCACCGACTACCTGCAACGTATCCGCAACATGACGATCAAACCGCGAGGGATCGGAGGCGATTTGCAGTTGTCGATGAGCTTAGAAGTTTTGGCAATGAACGAAGCGAGCCCCCAGCAACCGCCTCCGTCGGAACTTTCCCCGTTGGTTGATGCCGATGTGAATAATTACTTGGATCCGATCCTTGATCGCAACTTCTTTTCGCCTCCAAATCAGTCCCCACGGTTTGCTGGAGAACAGAATGTTAAAGCGATTCTCGGAGAGACATTAAAAGTGTCGCCCAAATTTGAAGATCCTGATGGCGATACCGTCTCGCTTGAATTGCTTGGCGACATTCCTGAAGGGATTACCTTCAACAAATCGACGGGGTCGATCGAGTGGAAGCCGACCGAACTGAGTAGCATCAAGTTGCGTATTGCCGCGACCGACGCCGGACGCCCAAGCCGAACCGTGGAACAAGTCCTGTCGGTAACCGTGGAAGAACCTCCAAAAGAAGAAATGGCCAAACCCGCCTCGTTCGATGAAGCCAGCCAAGCGTTTCTAAATGCTTTGGTCTATAGCAAGGGATCGTGGGAAGCTTGGATGACGGTTCGAACGCGTGGCGAAAAATTAGAACTGCGTGCCGGAGACGAGATCGAAGTCGGTTCGGTGACCGGTAAAGTCATCGATGTGACTCAACGGTTTATCGAACTGGAAGTTGATGATCGGCGATTTACGTTGAAGCTGGATGACAACTTAGCTACCGCCGCTCGCGAGGCGTTGGTCGATTAA
- a CDS encoding type IV pilus biogenesis protein PilM encodes MPKKIAIDWDATELRMVVGKTSANGVTVTNTVIVPIAAEEQGGFAKTLQSTCADLGLSKLPVLITIGRGKAELRPLTLPPVPDEELPDMVRFQAIRDFAAAGEKAIIDFVPVRSDSTGVEVVAAAMAPDQLNKIDKLFEVDHSTPERMALRPLAAAALFAKRQPSEGEVVLVDLLADDADIVILRGGKPVFVRSFRLPADPTGRPAALAGEVRRSVMASGSGDGNPAERRIVIWGRKEDHAEDIQQLSQRIGLQVETLDPFSLVAGEPTAHSHVGRLAPLVGLLDLDESGSPLLIDFRNPRERPAVESQRGRYLLYGTAAAAAVLIAGFGAWSSLNRRDATLRSLRTELTALEPLVKESEVAISRAERVDSFLDGNVIWLQELKRVAETVPPAEEMLLTNIAMNSPAQKGGELTLSGRVTKPSVLDKLRRTLTDEQHRVIGQGAKEEPSAAVYGWVFDDTKIVIEPDVVRSMRDIRRYEAAQNDGNETPQEPAPVEDSKPEAETETEITEAEMPAAEPATEVAEPAEPEPESAEPEPEVTEAEVPESPADTPADAKPTAPADAVPTEAAPAETTTEADAAPADAASESSADPDNREVVPDSATPAPAAESEANAADATSTPSPEAL; translated from the coding sequence ATGCCGAAAAAAATAGCGATCGACTGGGACGCCACCGAACTGCGAATGGTGGTCGGAAAAACGTCCGCCAATGGAGTGACGGTGACCAACACGGTGATTGTCCCGATCGCGGCGGAGGAACAGGGGGGATTTGCGAAAACCCTCCAGTCCACCTGTGCTGATCTGGGGCTGTCCAAGCTGCCAGTGCTGATCACGATTGGGCGTGGCAAGGCAGAGCTTCGCCCGTTGACGCTTCCGCCTGTGCCGGATGAAGAACTGCCCGACATGGTCCGCTTCCAAGCGATCCGTGATTTTGCGGCTGCCGGAGAGAAAGCGATCATTGACTTTGTCCCCGTTCGTTCCGACAGCACGGGCGTTGAAGTCGTTGCCGCCGCCATGGCGCCCGATCAATTAAACAAAATCGACAAACTTTTTGAAGTCGATCATTCGACACCCGAGCGAATGGCGTTGCGCCCGCTCGCCGCGGCCGCTTTGTTCGCCAAGCGTCAGCCGTCGGAAGGTGAGGTCGTCTTGGTCGACCTGTTGGCCGACGATGCCGACATCGTGATTCTTCGCGGTGGCAAACCTGTTTTTGTGCGATCCTTTCGGCTGCCTGCCGACCCAACGGGCCGACCTGCCGCCCTGGCTGGCGAAGTTCGCCGCAGTGTGATGGCTTCGGGAAGCGGAGACGGGAACCCGGCCGAGCGACGGATCGTTATCTGGGGACGAAAAGAAGATCACGCAGAGGATATTCAACAATTGTCCCAGCGGATTGGATTGCAGGTAGAAACCCTCGATCCTTTTAGCCTTGTCGCTGGCGAACCCACCGCTCATTCCCATGTCGGTCGGCTAGCACCGCTGGTCGGTTTGTTGGATCTTGACGAGTCGGGCAGCCCGCTGCTGATCGACTTCCGTAATCCGCGTGAACGTCCCGCAGTCGAAAGCCAACGCGGACGCTATCTGCTGTATGGAACCGCCGCCGCTGCTGCGGTCCTGATTGCTGGGTTTGGAGCGTGGTCTTCGCTCAATCGCCGCGACGCAACTTTACGATCGTTGAGGACCGAATTGACCGCCCTGGAGCCGCTTGTCAAAGAGTCGGAAGTGGCAATCAGTCGAGCGGAAAGGGTCGATTCGTTTCTTGATGGAAATGTGATTTGGCTTCAGGAATTAAAGCGGGTTGCTGAAACCGTCCCCCCCGCCGAAGAGATGTTGCTGACCAATATCGCAATGAATTCGCCTGCCCAGAAAGGTGGCGAATTAACGCTCTCAGGGCGAGTCACGAAGCCGTCGGTCCTGGATAAACTGCGACGTACTTTGACCGATGAACAACATCGAGTCATCGGGCAAGGTGCTAAGGAAGAACCCTCCGCTGCCGTTTATGGTTGGGTTTTTGATGACACCAAGATTGTCATTGAACCCGACGTCGTTCGCAGCATGCGGGATATCCGGCGATATGAGGCAGCTCAGAACGACGGCAACGAAACGCCACAAGAACCGGCTCCGGTGGAAGATTCTAAGCCAGAAGCCGAAACGGAAACGGAAATCACGGAAGCGGAAATGCCCGCTGCGGAACCGGCCACTGAAGTCGCTGAGCCAGCGGAGCCTGAGCCCGAATCCGCGGAGCCCGAGCCTGAAGTAACTGAAGCTGAAGTGCCTGAATCGCCCGCCGATACTCCTGCCGACGCGAAACCGACAGCTCCGGCGGACGCGGTTCCTACGGAGGCCGCTCCGGCTGAAACAACTACCGAAGCGGACGCGGCTCCGGCCGATGCGGCTTCTGAAAGTTCAGCGGATCCAGACAATCGTGAAGTCGTTCCAGACAGTGCCACTCCTGCTCCCGCAGCTGAATCCGAGGCGAATGCAGCGGACGCGACAAGTACCCCATCGCCGGAGGCACTCTAA
- a CDS encoding tetratricopeptide repeat protein yields the protein MRFFALAVPDRNWFRDSKGLLFVWTLAVLSLVSPSAEGQVPVAGQQRSYPSETYYMALSVYRDGDLKEAIQGFDMALSRARKDRQGRWIDAIPSHAMLAECYYEAGNLRAAHEQLDQALRISQRFSGWIGSLKWPAAQDSTVRSNINRAPWWTGPPVVPAYTPNKVPISMTSQNVGAGPDGQLGVSTTTTGQAIDAVEILRALGMVYYRRQVLLGPLAIDEPLLRQSIDAIGNPSASTGVTGGAVIRSVKAVAALTNGAGPNAAGSAAGAAMLPGGQVHAMTPILLCSAARNMAAGEHPEAAYPLALRAAAAASMLEQPEWAAEAFEIAAGVKPAASAGELYQASISAAKLLARDSRLASVRIGSVAAESAMDAGLPAEAAEAFQTTLKMHSLRHLDLPRRMAYHQYVNARLNAAAGNLAASDSAIQALVGFTARRGPSESTPRLYQLRLIESASRSAALGGKTAEALLEEYIRPPATSVWRQDPVDALGFIAGDRSVAMAGWVRAAAARNSAIDVLVRGDVQAQQQFSASLPLDGRVLQARWLAAAPDKALDENGTAIRKTPPAALARLRQINLAPLPGDPAALRQLSASAESAAYTAGLQRFEYPVAFPIPLLGESDLESMPAGEAVLAFIPAGPDLVGVLATKDKAIVWPIAGSRVLPGQVARVMQAIGVVRRRGGTAQLPESEEDWKVLTAALGERLVPDLKSLEGIESLVIVPTGALWYLPFELLPADREGSRILGDAVKIRYAPTPGLAVHRLPAVDSEAPVGIYADRFFAPSDVERNDELVTDLLDSVEGAINLPGETPMPGQWMGLMVRHGIVAAAVTPSVTPTPYAYSPWKFDQGMPGGQLADWLRFPWTPQQSMFLAGFRTGAPKAQASGGEELFLASLAMHAAGVPELILSRWPVGGETTGLLLKEYAQEVPFSGVDSAWRRAVGLLRGAEFDPAAEPLLSSGDAERESLTGDQPLFWSGYMLFGGVGDPAAAKKP from the coding sequence GTGCGTTTCTTCGCTTTAGCCGTTCCTGATCGCAACTGGTTTCGGGACTCAAAGGGCCTGCTGTTCGTTTGGACACTGGCAGTGTTGTCGCTGGTATCCCCGTCAGCGGAGGGGCAGGTCCCTGTTGCTGGCCAACAGCGTAGCTACCCGTCCGAAACCTATTACATGGCGTTGTCGGTCTATCGCGATGGCGACTTAAAAGAGGCGATTCAGGGCTTTGATATGGCTCTGTCGCGGGCTCGCAAGGATCGTCAGGGACGCTGGATCGATGCGATTCCGTCGCATGCAATGTTGGCAGAGTGCTATTACGAGGCCGGAAATCTCCGTGCGGCTCATGAGCAATTGGATCAGGCTTTAAGGATCAGTCAGCGATTTTCTGGCTGGATTGGGTCGTTGAAGTGGCCAGCCGCTCAGGATTCCACGGTTCGCTCGAACATAAATCGAGCCCCTTGGTGGACGGGGCCGCCCGTGGTTCCTGCCTACACACCCAATAAAGTCCCTATTTCGATGACGAGCCAAAATGTCGGAGCGGGGCCCGACGGGCAGTTGGGCGTCAGCACGACGACCACCGGACAGGCGATCGATGCGGTTGAAATTTTGCGGGCCTTGGGCATGGTCTATTACCGCCGACAAGTCCTCTTGGGGCCGTTGGCGATCGATGAACCATTGCTGCGGCAATCGATCGACGCGATCGGAAATCCTTCGGCTTCGACCGGAGTCACGGGGGGAGCGGTGATCCGCAGCGTCAAAGCGGTCGCGGCTTTGACAAACGGTGCAGGACCCAACGCGGCAGGTTCTGCCGCCGGGGCCGCAATGCTTCCAGGTGGCCAAGTCCATGCGATGACGCCGATTTTGTTGTGCAGTGCCGCCAGGAATATGGCCGCCGGGGAGCATCCTGAAGCGGCTTATCCGTTGGCCCTTCGTGCCGCCGCCGCGGCTTCGATGCTGGAGCAACCGGAATGGGCGGCGGAAGCCTTTGAGATCGCTGCCGGAGTCAAACCAGCCGCTTCGGCGGGAGAACTGTACCAGGCGTCGATTTCGGCGGCAAAGCTTTTGGCTAGAGATTCGCGTCTGGCAAGTGTTCGCATCGGTTCGGTTGCTGCGGAGTCGGCGATGGACGCCGGTCTGCCTGCCGAAGCTGCCGAGGCCTTTCAGACAACTTTAAAAATGCATTCGCTGCGACACCTGGATCTGCCGCGGCGGATGGCCTATCACCAATACGTCAACGCTCGGCTGAACGCGGCGGCAGGAAATTTGGCGGCGAGCGATTCGGCGATCCAGGCGTTGGTCGGTTTTACCGCACGCCGCGGACCCAGTGAATCGACTCCACGTCTGTACCAGCTGCGGCTGATCGAATCGGCGTCCCGCTCCGCTGCACTCGGAGGCAAGACGGCCGAAGCACTTTTGGAAGAGTACATTCGACCGCCGGCAACTTCGGTTTGGCGTCAGGATCCGGTCGATGCCCTCGGCTTCATTGCCGGAGACCGAAGTGTCGCGATGGCCGGTTGGGTTCGAGCCGCCGCTGCAAGGAATTCCGCTATCGACGTGTTGGTGCGTGGCGATGTTCAAGCTCAGCAACAGTTTTCTGCAAGTCTCCCCTTAGATGGCCGAGTCCTTCAGGCTCGCTGGTTGGCGGCCGCACCGGACAAAGCGTTGGATGAAAATGGGACAGCGATTCGCAAAACGCCACCGGCGGCTCTTGCTAGGCTGCGTCAAATCAATCTTGCTCCTTTGCCCGGAGATCCCGCTGCCCTCCGGCAGTTGTCGGCAAGCGCCGAATCGGCGGCCTACACCGCAGGACTGCAGCGATTTGAGTACCCCGTTGCGTTTCCGATTCCGTTGTTGGGCGAGAGCGATCTGGAATCGATGCCAGCGGGCGAGGCGGTTTTGGCGTTCATCCCCGCCGGCCCTGATCTGGTGGGCGTGTTGGCGACAAAAGACAAAGCAATCGTTTGGCCGATTGCCGGCAGCCGAGTGCTGCCAGGACAAGTCGCTAGAGTCATGCAGGCGATCGGAGTCGTCCGGCGTCGCGGCGGAACGGCCCAATTGCCTGAAAGCGAAGAGGATTGGAAGGTCCTTACGGCCGCCCTGGGCGAGCGATTGGTGCCTGACCTGAAAAGTCTGGAAGGGATTGAAAGCCTGGTCATTGTCCCCACCGGTGCCCTTTGGTATCTCCCTTTTGAATTGTTGCCGGCCGATCGAGAAGGAAGCCGGATTTTGGGGGATGCGGTGAAGATCCGCTACGCTCCCACTCCAGGGCTTGCCGTTCATCGACTTCCTGCGGTCGATTCGGAAGCTCCGGTCGGAATTTACGCAGACAGATTTTTTGCTCCCTCCGATGTGGAACGGAACGATGAACTGGTCACCGATCTGTTGGATTCGGTCGAAGGTGCGATTAACCTGCCTGGCGAAACGCCAATGCCCGGCCAATGGATGGGATTGATGGTGCGGCACGGAATCGTGGCCGCCGCGGTGACCCCTTCGGTAACGCCAACCCCTTATGCCTACAGCCCTTGGAAATTCGACCAGGGGATGCCCGGGGGACAGCTTGCGGATTGGCTGCGTTTCCCTTGGACGCCGCAGCAGTCGATGTTCCTGGCCGGGTTTCGAACCGGTGCTCCGAAGGCTCAAGCAAGCGGTGGAGAAGAATTGTTCCTCGCCTCGCTGGCAATGCACGCGGCCGGAGTGCCCGAGCTGATTCTGTCCCGTTGGCCTGTTGGGGGCGAAACCACCGGCTTGCTGCTAAAAGAGTATGCTCAAGAGGTCCCGTTTAGCGGAGTCGATTCGGCTTGGCGACGAGCCGTTGGGTTGTTGCGGGGGGCCGAATTTGATCCTGCGGCCGAACCGCTGCTAAGTAGCGGGGATGCCGAACGAGAGTCATTGACCGGTGATCAGCCGTTGTTTTGGAGTGGCTATATGCTGTTTGGCGGAGTGGGAGACCCGGCGGCTGCCAAGAAACCCTAG
- a CDS encoding ABC transporter ATP-binding protein, protein MTASPVPHPLVHDSTAFDPAEAIVHTIGLSKRYGDFDALRDCSLNVQKGEVFGLLGPNGAGKTTLLRLLLGYLFPTAGSATIGGLDVSKNSVAVRRLVSYLPGDARLPRHMRGRGVLEFFAEMQPAGDLQRSLKIADHLELELKRRVAFMSTGMRQKLALAIVMGARTPLLILDEPTANLDPSVRGLILDMVADAQSEERTVIFSSHVLAEIEQVCTKVLFLRRGIIAHRQRLDELKQRHRILAQLEPNTLEPSFSVPAELKGQVEINTFTPPAEPNTRWVRMDTAGDLTPLLPWLSQLPLQRMRIEPLGLRAIYDEVHIGSTVENPPSTGGSQ, encoded by the coding sequence TTGACTGCCTCACCTGTGCCGCATCCCCTTGTTCATGATTCGACCGCTTTCGATCCTGCGGAAGCGATTGTTCACACGATCGGCTTGAGCAAGCGATACGGCGACTTTGATGCACTTCGCGATTGTTCGCTAAACGTGCAAAAAGGGGAGGTATTTGGACTCCTGGGGCCAAACGGAGCCGGCAAGACAACCCTTCTGCGTTTGTTGCTGGGCTACCTATTTCCGACCGCCGGAAGTGCAACGATCGGCGGACTGGACGTTTCGAAAAACAGTGTGGCCGTTCGCCGACTGGTTTCCTACCTGCCTGGCGATGCCCGTTTGCCGCGGCACATGCGTGGGCGTGGAGTCCTTGAATTTTTTGCCGAAATGCAACCGGCCGGAGATCTTCAGCGTTCCCTCAAAATCGCCGATCACCTGGAATTGGAACTAAAACGCCGAGTCGCGTTTATGTCGACGGGAATGCGGCAAAAACTGGCCCTCGCGATTGTGATGGGAGCCCGCACGCCGCTGCTGATCCTGGACGAGCCAACGGCGAACCTGGACCCATCGGTCCGTGGCCTGATTTTAGACATGGTCGCGGACGCTCAATCGGAAGAGCGGACGGTGATCTTCTCGTCGCATGTGCTTGCTGAAATCGAGCAGGTCTGTACCAAAGTCCTCTTTTTGCGCCGCGGGATCATCGCCCATCGCCAACGCTTGGACGAACTGAAACAACGTCACCGGATCCTCGCCCAATTGGAACCGAATACCTTGGAGCCTTCCTTTTCCGTACCCGCGGAACTGAAGGGGCAGGTCGAAATCAATACGTTTACTCCCCCCGCAGAACCGAACACTCGCTGGGTTCGCATGGATACGGCAGGCGACCTGACGCCACTCTTGCCCTGGCTGTCCCAGTTGCCGCTTCAACGGATGCGGATCGAACCGCTCGGCTTGCGTGCGATCTATGACGAAGTCCACATCGGATCGACCGTTGAGAATCCCCCCTCAACCGGAGGATCGCAGTGA
- a CDS encoding ABC transporter permease subunit — MIDRVLCKKYVGQASLLWLACGLALFAFAWIRVWVVSLLDMQQFATILKQFRDFEKYSPIPFDQLITYPGRIGATFDEPIIMVCIVVWSVARGSDVVSGELGRGTLEMLLAQPISRTRLLLSHIVVSTLGLLGLVCVIWLGMWIGIATTVFEETVPQATIRIPFINFEIPLENKEPETISVTMSDRVDAGVYAASVVNLFAFGFFVLGLSTLMSSWDRYRWRTIGLVIGFYVLQSVMYGLGKTTEKLAILQQMTFLTCYRPQQFTVLAGDPTGAGVWRFQATGDEFFGPMVYPLILMVLGTIAFVLADRIFNRRDLPAPL; from the coding sequence GTGATCGACCGCGTCCTCTGCAAGAAGTACGTAGGCCAGGCATCGCTGCTGTGGCTGGCATGTGGCTTGGCTTTGTTCGCCTTTGCCTGGATTCGGGTGTGGGTGGTCAGTTTGCTGGACATGCAGCAATTCGCCACGATTTTGAAACAGTTCCGCGATTTCGAAAAATACTCGCCGATCCCTTTCGATCAACTGATCACCTACCCGGGACGTATCGGCGCCACCTTTGACGAACCGATCATTATGGTCTGCATCGTCGTCTGGAGTGTCGCGCGAGGATCGGATGTGGTTAGCGGCGAACTGGGACGCGGAACGCTGGAAATGTTGCTGGCCCAGCCGATCAGCCGAACCCGATTGCTGCTCTCGCATATCGTCGTGTCCACGCTGGGACTGCTCGGTTTGGTCTGCGTGATCTGGTTGGGAATGTGGATCGGGATCGCCACCACCGTTTTTGAAGAAACGGTCCCGCAGGCAACGATTCGAATCCCCTTTATTAACTTCGAAATCCCGCTTGAGAACAAAGAGCCTGAAACGATATCGGTCACGATGTCCGATCGCGTCGACGCCGGCGTCTATGCCGCCAGCGTGGTCAATCTGTTCGCTTTTGGATTTTTTGTGCTTGGGCTGAGCACTTTGATGAGCAGCTGGGACCGATACCGCTGGCGAACGATTGGATTGGTAATCGGTTTCTATGTGTTGCAAAGCGTGATGTATGGGCTGGGCAAAACGACCGAAAAACTAGCCATTCTTCAGCAAATGACTTTTTTGACCTGTTACCGACCGCAGCAGTTCACGGTCCTCGCCGGGGATCCAACCGGGGCAGGGGTGTGGCGTTTCCAGGCGACAGGAGACGAATTTTTCGGACCGATGGTCTACCCGCTGATCTTGATGGTCTTGGGAACGATCGCCTTTGTGTTGGCTGACAGGATCTTCAACCGGCGTGATTTACCGGCCCCGCTGTAG
- a CDS encoding cofactor-independent phosphoglycerate mutase produces the protein MKYVIIIPDGCADEPLEALQGQTPLQAAKLPNMDAIAAAGAVGRANNTPAHLPAGSEVANLCLLGYDPDVYFTGRAPLEAAAQGIELGPDDWAVRCNLVTIEDQIMVDFTAGHISTPEATELLALAQKELLKDYKGPGKFEFVPGVSYRNLLIYRGEAGTPPPFSKETRTSAPHDLTDLPVTDDFPRGPGSAFLQRLMDDSGELFRGSNVNQKRIQEGNSPATNLWLWGLGKAPQLPSFQSRHGVSGVMITAVDLLRGIAALVGWPRIEVEGATGYLDTDYVAKGKAAVEALRDYDVVCVHIEAPDEASHEGRHDAKIEALQQIDQHIVGPLREALSAAGEHRILVTPDHPTPCGTKKHSHGMVPFAISGTGITPDSASTYDEVSAGNSEWSLAAGWDLMGQFIVSKSR, from the coding sequence ATGAAATACGTCATAATCATACCGGATGGCTGTGCGGACGAACCGCTAGAAGCCTTGCAGGGACAAACCCCGCTTCAGGCTGCAAAATTGCCAAACATGGACGCGATCGCTGCGGCTGGAGCCGTCGGACGCGCCAATAATACGCCCGCGCATCTGCCCGCAGGGAGCGAAGTCGCCAACCTATGCCTGCTAGGTTACGACCCCGATGTCTATTTTACCGGGCGTGCTCCGCTAGAAGCCGCCGCCCAGGGGATTGAACTAGGGCCTGACGACTGGGCCGTTCGCTGCAATCTGGTCACGATCGAAGACCAGATAATGGTCGATTTCACCGCCGGGCACATCTCCACGCCCGAAGCGACCGAACTGCTGGCGCTGGCGCAAAAAGAATTGCTGAAGGATTACAAAGGCCCCGGCAAATTTGAATTCGTCCCGGGTGTCAGCTACCGAAATCTGCTGATCTATCGAGGCGAAGCGGGAACACCCCCTCCGTTTTCCAAGGAAACGCGAACCAGCGCTCCTCATGACCTGACGGATTTGCCCGTCACCGACGATTTCCCTCGCGGCCCCGGCAGCGCGTTTTTGCAACGCTTGATGGACGACAGCGGTGAACTATTCCGCGGTTCAAATGTGAATCAGAAACGGATTCAGGAAGGCAACAGCCCAGCGACCAACCTGTGGCTGTGGGGCCTGGGCAAAGCACCGCAACTACCGTCGTTTCAGTCGCGGCACGGTGTTTCCGGAGTCATGATCACCGCAGTCGATCTACTGCGTGGGATCGCGGCACTGGTTGGCTGGCCACGGATCGAAGTCGAAGGAGCGACCGGATACCTCGATACCGATTACGTTGCCAAGGGCAAAGCGGCTGTCGAAGCTTTGCGTGATTACGATGTGGTTTGTGTTCACATCGAAGCCCCCGACGAAGCCTCCCATGAAGGCCGTCACGATGCGAAGATCGAAGCGCTCCAGCAGATCGATCAGCACATCGTTGGCCCGCTGCGTGAAGCGTTGTCGGCGGCAGGCGAGCACCGAATTTTGGTAACGCCTGACCACCCAACGCCATGTGGCACCAAAAAACATAGCCATGGAATGGTTCCCTTTGCGATCTCCGGAACCGGCATCACCCCCGATTCAGCCTCCACCTACGACGAAGTGTCGGCAGGAAACAGTGAGTGGTCGCTCGCTGCTGGCTGGGATTTGATGGGTCAATTCATCGTCTCCAAGTCTCGCTAG